The Teredinibacter sp. KSP-S5-2 genomic interval ACAGGCATCCCAATTCTGACAATTCCCGAACCTGTGCTCATATAAAATTCCTCATAAATAGGTATGAGGATAAGACTAGGGATTTAAGAGAGAATAGTATTTAGATGCTCTGTCTCAGATTGTTTTGACGATAATGCTCAATGTACTCGGTTCCTGCTCGACTGTTACCAGTATGTTACCTAATGCTTGAGTTTGTTTTGCTCAGGGAACTCAGCTCTACTTTCCCTGTCTGGACAGAATGTCTTGCGCAATTAACAGACGAGCATATTCTTTAAGCTTTTTACTGGGCTTTTTATTGAGCGGATTAATGATCATCGCTATGACATTGGCAACCAGGATAATGGGTGTAATAAGGATTCCAAACGGGATGCCCCACCAACCCAAAAAGAAAGAAGCAAAGAAATCTTTTAGCTGACGTTTTCTTGCACATGACCTGCAAGACAATTGCGGCTTTTCTTTCCAGCTCGTAAGCAGAACAATGGAATAGATAAAATACGACTTGAAGATTTCCAACCCGCTATCTTTCCCACATTGTGGGCAGTCTGCCTGTCGAATTTCTGCCGAGAAACGGTCAACTTCGCCATCGGGGATGGCATCGGACATGCGCCCTATCTCATCAGCTTCAAAGCATTTTTCGTTACAGTATTTTCTGTTACCGGATTTCTTTCCACCAAAGAGTATCGTGCTACCACAATTTGCACAGGCCATTTTCACCTCCATGACACAACGCGTAAATTCAATTCCGTTTAGCCCAATAAGATATGTCTTATTCCAGGCTATGTATTTTTATACTCAGCAAGGAGCACGCTACTCAACCCAATGAATAATATGCTCTTCCATTTCTGAGGCATGGACATTTTCCTCAGAGAACACTTTATGGCAAACAGAGATTCCCTGTTCATGTATGGCTTGCTTGCCGGCAATAAGTGGGTGCCAGGGAAACAGCGGTTTTTCTTCCGCCAGAAGCCGGTATGCACAGGTTGCTGGCAACCAGTGAAATTCAGCAATGTCTTCAACGGTTAATACCAAACAGTCTGGAACGTATTGTTTTCTGTTTGCGTAATTCGAACATTGGCATGAATCAATATCTAACAACTTGCAGGCAACATCCGTATAAAAAACTTCGCCTGTGTCTTCGTCTTCCAACTTGTGCAGGCAACACTTACCACAGCCATCACAAAGGGCTTCCCACTCTTCTCTTGACATTTCACTTAAGGCTTTCTTCTGCCAGAAATCGGGTTCTAACACGGCGCTAGTACATCTTACTGTTGGGAATCTGCTGCATGTAGGATTCCGGCGCTGGCGGAAGTTGTAGATAGTAGCCATGATCTTGGAGAGACTGTAATACTTTCTCTGCACTTACCTGAGCAAGTTTTCGTTCTGCGGTGAGTTTTATCACCATTGAGAACTCTGCAGTGCCAAACTGAGTCATTAACGCTTCGGGTAGACTATCCAGAGTGGTCCCTTTTTCAATATACAGGTACATCCCTTCTTTTTTCTTACTGCGGTATATTTCGACTAATTTCATTCGGATTCGCTGGTCATAGTATTTAGTTTATGAATCAATTGATCGGCAATCACCTGCCTTCTCCAATCAGAAAACCCTTCGGGAAGGCGATATTTTTTTTCTTCTGGACT includes:
- a CDS encoding YcgL domain-containing protein, whose product is MKLVEIYRSKKKEGMYLYIEKGTTLDSLPEALMTQFGTAEFSMVIKLTAERKLAQVSAEKVLQSLQDHGYYLQLPPAPESYMQQIPNSKMY
- a CDS encoding YcgN family cysteine cluster protein translates to MSREEWEALCDGCGKCCLHKLEDEDTGEVFYTDVACKLLDIDSCQCSNYANRKQYVPDCLVLTVEDIAEFHWLPATCAYRLLAEEKPLFPWHPLIAGKQAIHEQGISVCHKVFSEENVHASEMEEHIIHWVE